From a region of the Lactuca sativa cultivar Salinas chromosome 4, Lsat_Salinas_v11, whole genome shotgun sequence genome:
- the LOC128133521 gene encoding glycine-rich cell wall structural protein-like produces MVLVVAVAAGGGGGGGSNDGGIAGSGGGSWSVAAATVVTSRMVVVVVSQAVAVGGGGRGDGGGGGDGSGWGGSSGGGGRWGGSGGGDGGGGGGGAGGSGGDGDGSGGGFSDKYKGYFCNLPLSLMRRNVFHPILEGIHFPPYGGKFISFRNPFPSSKSN; encoded by the exons ATGGTGTTGGTGGTGGCAGTGGCAGctggtggcggtggcggtggtggtAGCAACGATGGTGGCATCgctggtagtggtggtggtagt tggtcgGTGGCGGCAGCAACGGTGGTAACGTCgaggatggtggtggtggtggtgtcgcAAGCAGTGGCGGTGGGTGGTGGCGGCagaggtgatggtggtggtggtggtgatggtagtgGTTGGGGCGGcagcagtggtggtggtggtcggtgGGGCGGCagcggtggtggtgatggtggcggtggtggtggtggtgccggTGGTAGCGgcggtgatggtgatggtagtggtggtgggttTTCTGATAAGTACAAGGGGTATTTTTGTAATCTGCCACTTTCCTTGATGAGAAGGAATGTTTTCCATCCAATTTTGGAAGGAATTCACTTTCCTCCATATGGTGGAAAGTTTATTTCATTTAGGAATCCTTTTCCTTCCTCTAAGTCCAACTAA
- the LOC111898732 gene encoding BTB/POZ and TAZ domain-containing protein 1, with product MCKRPASPTDSDNASGEPTDTYIQILTSGGRRIPAHANILASASTVLKSIIDKPRKHRSSEKTVPILGVPCDAVEVFVGFLYSNKCTEDDMEKFGIHLLALSHVYLVPQLKSRCSKALIERLTIENVVDVLQLARLCDAPDLYLKCVKLVSNSFKAVEKTEGWKFLQTNDPFLELEILQVIDESESLRKRSRKRRKEQNLYIQLSEAMDCLEHICTEGCISVGPCNKEPTKNMSPCSKFSTCQGLQLSIQHVANCKKRVNGGCIRCKRMWQLFKLHSSICELSDSTCKVPLCRPLKAQNMKNKKEEGRWELLVRKVTLAKATSSLLLPKKKRNEKDPTPKNDYGIRNLVC from the exons ATGTGTAAAAGACCGGCATCTCCTACAGACTCCGACAATGCTTCCGGTGAACCCACGGATACCTATATCCAAATTCTAACTTCTGGTGGTCGAAGGATTCCGGCGCATGCTAACATTCTG GCATCAGCTTCGACGGTGTTGAAAAGCATAATCGATAAACCGAGAAAGCATCGGAGCTCCGAGAAGACTGTTCCCATACTCGGCGTTCCGTGTGACGCCGTCGAGGTGTTCGTCGGATTCCTTTATTCAAACAA GTGCACGGAAGACGACATGGAGAAATTCGGGATTCATCTATTGGCGCTTTCTCATGTCTACCTGGTCCCACAACTGAAATCGCGTTGTAGCAAAGCCTTAATCGAACGGTTAACAATTGAGAACGTAGTTGATGTTCTTCAACTTGCGAGACTCTGCGATGCACCTGATCTTTACCTCAAATGTGTGAAACTCGTGTCTAATAGCTTCAAAGCCGTTGAGAAAACTGAAGGCTGGAAGTTTCTTCAAACCAATGATCCTTTCCTTGAGCTCGAAATCCTTCAGGTCATCGATGAATCTGAATCG TTGAGGAAGAGAAGCAGGAAGCGTAGGAAAGAACAGAACTTGTATATTCAATTGAGTGAAGCCATGGATTGTTTAGAACATATTTGCACAGAAGGGTGCATAAGTGTAGGACCATGCAACAAAGAACCCACCAAAAACATGTCTCCATGTAGCAAATTCTCAACATGTCAAGGGTTGCAGCTCTCGATTCAACATGTGGCAAACTGTAAGAAGAGAGTGAATGGAGGGTGTATTAGGTGCAAAAGGATGTGGCAACTTTTCAAACTCCATTCTTCCATCTGCGAACTATCTGATTCAACTTGTAAAGTTCCCCTTTGCAG GCCATTAAAGGCACAAAATATGAAAAACAAGAAGGAAGAGGGAAGATGGGAGTTATTGGTTAGAAAGGTGACCTTGGCAAAAGCCACATCTTCCTTGTTATTGCCGAAAAAGAAAAGGAACGAAAAGGATCCAACACCAAAAAATGATTATGGCATTAGAAATTTAGTTTGTTAA